Within the Pedosphaera parvula Ellin514 genome, the region TCGACGGCTCCTTCGACGCGCCATTGGCTTGGTGGATGGCCTCCAAATTGTTGCCGAACTCTCGAGCGCAACTGAGGCAATTTCTTATCTGCGTGGCGAATCTCGATTCTCCGACCGCCAGCAATTTCCCTTACCCAACCTTATTCTTCTGGATTTCAAACAACCGGGGAAATATGGTCTGCAGACCCTAAAAAGGCTTCTCGAAAGCGCTCCCTACAAAATAACAGTTGTAGTGCTAACTGATTTCAGGGAAACGGCTTGCATCAAGAAAGCACTGGATTTGGGTGCTGACCTTTACGAGGTAAAACCACATCGGGACGAAGAGCGATTGGCGATGATGCTGGCCTTGGAAGATCACCTGCTCCAATCTTCTCTCTCGGTCCATCGCCACTTTACTGTCTCCTCGGCGGCTTAACTTTCCT harbors:
- a CDS encoding response regulator; translation: MGNACTRVFRVLIADGSPGDRRLLRRAIGLVDGLQIVAELSSATEAISYLRGESRFSDRQQFPLPNLILLDFKQPGKYGLQTLKRLLESAPYKITVVVLTDFRETACIKKALDLGADLYEVKPHRDEERLAMMLALEDHLLQSSLSVHRHFTVSSAA